From Pleurocapsa sp. PCC 7319:
ATGGTCTCAAAGCAACTTTATTAAAAGATTTAGGACTAACTAACGGCAAAATAGTGGTCATTTTTCATGGTTATGATATTTCTCTTTATCTCAAAATGTATGGATATGATATTTATGACTATCTCTTTAAACAGGTAGATTTACTGCAACCAATTAGTCAACATTGGCAGCAGAAATTAATTTCTTTGGGATGTAATCCAAAAAAAGTGATCGTACATCATATGGGAGTTGATTGCCAAAAGTTTAATTATATAGCTAAGCAATTAAATAGTGCTTCAATTCATCTAGTTAGTATCGCTCGTTTAGTCGAAAAAAAAGGTTTGCAATATAGTATTCAAGCCGTAGCTAAATTGATTGAGCGTCATCCTCAGTTGAAATATCAAATTATTGGGGATGGTGTTCTTAGAGAAAACTTACAACAGTTAATTGAGCAATTAAATTTGAGCAACCATGTTGAATTATTAGGCTGGAGAAAGCAACAGGAAGTCTCTCGCATTATTGAAGAGTCAGATATAGTAATAGCTCCCAGTGTGACTGGAAGCGACGGTGATTGCGAGGGAATTCCTGTTTCCTTGATGGAATCGATGGCAAAGGGTTTACCAGTTATTAGTACTTATCATAGTGGCATCCCCGAATTAATTGAAGATGGCGTGTCGGGGTATTTATTGGCAGAGAAAGACGTTGACAATTTAGCTCATAAAATAGAGCAATTAATTATTAATCCAGAATTAAGACAAAAAATGGGGCTAGCTGGTCGTAACAAAGTCAAGAGTGATTATAATATCGAAGTTCTAAACGATCGCTTAGTACAAAATTTACAGCGATTGATGCCAACGACTGCTAATAGTTAAGTGAATTATCAAGTTTATAACCAGAATACATGATATGTTGGCGGATGTTTATTTATAATTTCACCAATTATTCGGCAAATTTCTAATGAGTGAAATAGATAAAAGGCTGCTAATTAGCGTCATTATCCCGACTTACAATCGAGCTGATTTAATCCCTAGAGCGATCGCCTCAGTAACCAAGCAAACCTATCAGCACCTGGAAATTATTATTGTCGATGATGCTTCTGAAGATAATATCGCTAGTGTTGTTCAATCAATAAAGGACTCCCGCATCAAGTATATTCGTCATCAAACTAATCTGGGTGGCTCAGAAGCCAGAAATACTGGCATCAAAAATGCTCAGGGAAAATATATCGCCTTTCTCGACTCTGATGATGTTTGGCTACCAGATAAACTTAAACTACAATTAGCTGCTGTTTCCCAGCAAGAAAACCAGGAGAATTTAGTTTGCTATGGTAGATTTCAAATCAGCCCCCGAGTTTTCTATAAAACCTCAGTTTTTCCTGCCCGAGCTAAACAAGAAAACGAAACTGTTCCTGACTATTTTTGGCTATTTAGAGGAGAAGTATTAACTAGTACTCTGTTAATTTCTCGTACTTTAGCAGTAGTAACCATGTTTAAGCCTGGATTAGCTAAGCATCAAGATTTAGATTTTGTAATTAGGTTAGAAAAACAGGGGGCAAAATTTATTTTTGTGCCTCAAATTCTAGCCATTTGGCATAATGAGGCGAGAAGCGATCGCATTTCCAAAAAAGCTAATTATCAAATTTCTCTCAATTGGATTGAACAATATCGTGAGCAGATATCTGAGCGCGCTTATCAAGGATTTTTACTCAAAGAAATAGTGCCAAAAATGATTCTAGAATCAGAACAAAAATCCACAGTAGCTAGTTTGATCTTTAGGGCATGGCAGAATGATGTCGTTTCCCTCTCCTCTAGCTTAGCGCTACTGATTAAGTTGGTAATTCCTCGTAAATATCAACAACAAATCAAAAACCTTTTTAAACCAACTACTATT
This genomic window contains:
- a CDS encoding glycosyltransferase, translating into MRIAFIVDQFPSLSETFILNQITGLIDRGHEVDIYCDRLGNTTTTHPEIQQYNLLERTYNAAIPTNFIVRVIKAVLLFSLIFFKAPKILLQVLNFTKCNRSHYGEQANFLNTIYLVIPWLNKTPYDILLCHYGRNGLKATLLKDLGLTNGKIVVIFHGYDISLYLKMYGYDIYDYLFKQVDLLQPISQHWQQKLISLGCNPKKVIVHHMGVDCQKFNYIAKQLNSASIHLVSIARLVEKKGLQYSIQAVAKLIERHPQLKYQIIGDGVLRENLQQLIEQLNLSNHVELLGWRKQQEVSRIIEESDIVIAPSVTGSDGDCEGIPVSLMESMAKGLPVISTYHSGIPELIEDGVSGYLLAEKDVDNLAHKIEQLIINPELRQKMGLAGRNKVKSDYNIEVLNDRLVQNLQRLMPTTANS
- a CDS encoding glycosyltransferase family 2 protein; translation: MSEIDKRLLISVIIPTYNRADLIPRAIASVTKQTYQHLEIIIVDDASEDNIASVVQSIKDSRIKYIRHQTNLGGSEARNTGIKNAQGKYIAFLDSDDVWLPDKLKLQLAAVSQQENQENLVCYGRFQISPRVFYKTSVFPARAKQENETVPDYFWLFRGEVLTSTLLISRTLAVVTMFKPGLAKHQDLDFVIRLEKQGAKFIFVPQILAIWHNEARSDRISKKANYQISLNWIEQYREQISERAYQGFLLKEIVPKMILESEQKSTVASLIFRAWQNDVVSLSSSLALLIKLVIPRKYQQQIKNLFKPTTIGYH